TTTGGTTTCTTCAGTTTTATGTTTGGATTGGTGGTTGTAGGCGGTTTATTTACTTTCGTCATTTTCTCTCAGTGATTTTTTGTTTagaacaatatattttttgtttgtatACGTTTTATTGATTTCAtgtattcaaaaaatgcatatattttatatttattattattattattggaTTATgtcacatatatatataatatatatatatgaccaaatgattattttaaaaaaatacaaagaaataaaataatttcaaagacaaaaaaaatatatatataatatcaaaaggtatatattttattatattacttttttttctaattaagtatataaaagaatgataaaaaaaaaaataagtaatataaataataaatatatatatataagagtctgaaaaatatgtatattgttcaccatatataatataataataaaatataaaatatattttaacaaaattcacatataattttttagaaaaaacaaaaaattaataagtattaatattaatatataactacctagttttaaataaattcgTATTTCGTTatctataatataatacgcgcataaatttatacatgtatatatataaaatcaatatataccatttattataaattcgctttttatattatttatatatattaatgctTCTTcgctatatatttatttcgtaaaaaaaaaattatacaaataaaaaaaaacgctATATATGGAattctattattataaatgtacgtaataatattatatacgtatataatattagtaataaaatgttatatacgatttttttataatatataattttttttaccgcgttttattatgtaattatatataatagtgccattatttattattaaattttatttatatatatgagaAATGATTATTacgtaaaaaatatatgcaatttGTACTTTTTATATGGAAGAAGGCCATTTTAAACGTacgtatataatattatatagtatccttatatattaactttttacgatttatttattataccattatttatatcaagtgtttgatttgaaaaaaaaaaaaaaaactaaactaaaaattattgttgcatatttattaaatgcaATTATAATAAGATTAGCACTAAaatcaattttaattataatggTTAGATGATTATAAAATCAATTaactataattttttattcaaaatttttttcatttttcattaatctAAATTTCAATgcattttaatattcaactcccattaattttttaatcgtacattaaataaaacaaaaaattttatttatttgtttcatatataaatatatatacctttGTACTTTTTACAAATCTtctatttgtttattaaagatttttttagttacaattttataacactataaaatttttaattacgTATAATTTTCTCATTTGTTCGTGGCCACCAAATTTAAACCGTTTTACTATAACCATTATCAGTTGATAGTATTGTTTActgcatatgtatatatatacaactgCCATAATTTATACgactatataaatattggcAAAAGGAACCTGTTTCGATAAGTTGAAGGCCTATCTGTTTTTTTCGGAttcttataataaaaatgcagggaaattgtttataacaaatattatatttaaaaaaactaataaatattatactatatttacatattaataatgaacCATTTAGCTATCcaacatattatatgtacGTGATTTATTTCGGtccctttttttaatatatattgccAAACTGTTGAAAACTTTGTATGGTGGTGTTTAACAAATTATAGGCAAAGGAATTGTTACATAAACAACATTTAATCACAATCTTCTATATAACCATTTTAAGGTGTAAATAtgtttacaaaataataattaaatgggacttcaataaattttcttgttttttttttatatacaaattttaaaaaaaaattattgccgttcataattttttacgcgaaaattgttttttaattctttttttatgaccGTGTtcagaaaaaacaaatcgCACACactaattaaaattgtgtttataataaatataaataatatacatatgtatatattatactatttaaataaaaaatatgattccCATTTTTAGATACAATAAAAGTAACTagttcttttaatataaatgtacaTGTATAATTACATTCCTTTGATTTGtcgataaaattataaataatgatgcCATATTAAGGGCGCACACACTTTTACATTCTTTTCAATACAATTTTCGCTGTCTTTtgtcattatatattatcactAGTATTTACAactattgttattttaCTCTTTAAAACATTGAAATTGGcaatataacattttaaagaataaaataataaatagtcACAAACAGCAGTATGTTGTAGAAATTTTGTTTCCACTTATAAATTGTTAAACGAAATAACTGTAAtgaaagaatataaaatatcgaaaaaagtataaaattattaaaaaaagcttaattaaaatttggcgatgatataaaaattatttatataatcattatATGACGAATATTAATAAGATGAAAATGGTGAATTAAAAACGATTAAATcttttaacatatttttcaaaattaaattgtattattCGTTAGTGTCACTTATTTATACGACTCATGTTTTGTCCATTCGTTTGTAATAACTACaatgttttatttgcttattaaaaaaggatTATTGTAACAATATGGGTTGttaagaaaagaaaatatgcaaatacATTTCCTTCTATTgtttaaaacatattttaactATAAGCATAAGGTAATGAAAATTGTAGCATTAGGCAATGGCTTGACAAATAAAACAACCCCCtcttttgtatatatatcacactgttgtattttttcaatttttatcagttaaaaattgtatatatttcttataacattttttttacgaaatatgtaaatatatatttatatgtttataatattttatttatgaacaTTTTTAAACGATCTAAAATCGGGgcgtatataaaaacatattttttattgatgagcacaataattttttacccaataaaaaaaaaataagaaaaaaggaaaataaacaaatatatgtagAAAAATGTTAAACAATGGAATTTTTAGttagtatataatattgcttgttcataaatatatataaaaaaaaatagaataaaaaatgtaaaaatacaattttatggAACGACAAATCATATCACTCTTTGTAATGCgattttaaacaaaaataatgatgatatatatgtcgttgatttgaatttttttttcacgaTGAAGGATTTACCAATAttaagatataaaaatgaaataaaagaaaaattaaaagataataaacTTATTGTTATAAAAGGGGAAACAGGATGTGGGAAAACAACGCAGGTAccacaaataataaatgaaatatattttgatgaaaaagaaaatgatgataaagaAAACATTGATAAGGATGCGGCCCAAAGAATCCTCGTGTCTTTGCCAAGAAGAGTTGCTACAATATCTGTAGCAGAACGTGTATCGAAGGAAATGGGTAGAGGAAATGTTGGTGAGTATGTAGGATATAGTATacgatttaaaaatgtttgttcgaagaaaacgaaaataaaattcgtAACAGACGGAATATTAATAAGAGAAATAATGGGCGAtccattattaaaaaattataaatttattattttagaTGAAATACATGAAAGATCTATAAGAACTGATGTATTATTAGGATAtactaaaatattaatagaaaaaagaaacgatttaaaaattattcttaTGTCAGCTActtttgatataaatatttttaacagCTTTTTGGGAAATCCTCCAATTATATCAATTCCTCataaaattcataaaatttcaattttttatccaaaaaatttaatagaGGATTATCTACTGTCTATTGTATGTacaattttacaaatacattttgaaaattcttatgcaaaaaaaaatatgaacagtTCAGAATATTATGAACATGATGACCTAAAAAATGCAGATCAGGAATTATGTGATAAtccaaatattttgaaaaatcaaaatatcCATAACACACAAAATTATGATTTAGTAAACGAAGgtgatgaaaattataatgacATAATCGGAGACattttagtttttttaCCTGGACAAGAAGAAATTGAAATGGTTAATATTATGCTTAAGGAAAaactaaaaattatttacaaaggaatgttattaaaaaaattaataaatgataaaaaaaatataaatataaatgatgatgAAGATATTGTAactaaatttaattatgcAATGGGATCACTTCATGAAAATCCTGTTGATGATATATCATTCCATTTTGGTGATACAGAGATTATTcctgataaaatatatagcatgaaaatattacagCTATATTCTTCCCTTcctaataaaaaacaaaaaatgatttttgACCCCGTTCCCCCTAACACGCGAAAGGTAAGCATATCACAATTCACTTTATTTTGTGCCTAATCTTGTCGATAATATTTCTATACAATTGTATCGTTTCACATTTTGACAAATCGCTTCTCCCCCCTTTCAGGTGATCCTCAGTACGAACATCGCCGAAACATCCGTGACGATCCCTAACATTAAGTACGTAATAGATAGTGGTAAGGCAAAGGTAAAATTTTtcgatgaaaaaaaaggatgcagtgttttaaaaattacaaaaataacaaaagaTTCTGCAATTCAACGAAGTGGAAGAGCAGGAAGAGAAGGCCCAGGAAAAGTTTATAGAATATATACCAAAGATGAATATGACAGTATGAAGCCTTTTTTAATACCCGAAATATTTAGATCTGATCTTACACAAATATATCTGGAGCTAAAGGTATGTCATTTATGCATAGCCACTTTATGCATAGCCAATTTATGCATAACCTATTTATGCATAACCtatttatgcataaacgtgttatattttttacttgcTTGAAGTGCTAACCTGGCTCGAAActcataatttttcatttttcaaatattttattttcataccaggcaatgaatataaaaaatccaCTAGACTTTAACTTTCCAGAGAATCCCAAAAAAGaactttttattcattcagcaaaaatgttatttaaaataaaagcaatagatgtaaataataatttaacagAATTAGGAAGACAAATATCTTTACTTCCCCTTAGTCCTATTTATGGGAATATGTTACTATCAGCTGTTTCTTTTAATTGTGTTGATGAAATGGCTACATTAATAGCGCTTTTAAATTGTGatagcatttttttaaattttaattttgatgATGAATTTGATGATGCAGATACCAATTTGGCAACAATGGCTAGTAAAGGGAATgggaaaaatgaaaatagaaataaagataaaagtaaaaaggAAGATGAAGATTATGATGaacttaaaataaatgataaacataaaattattaatatcgctagaaaaaaattaatacatCCAGATGGTGATCATTTAACAATATtacatgt
This sequence is a window from Plasmodium chabaudi chabaudi strain AS genome assembly, chromosome: 7. Protein-coding genes within it:
- a CDS encoding ATP-dependent RNA helicase DHX36, putative; its protein translation is MKDLPILRYKNEIKEKLKDNKLIVIKGETGCGKTTQVPQIINEIYFDEKENDDKENIDKDAAQRILVSLPRRVATISVAERVSKEMGRGNVGEYVGYSIRFKNVCSKKTKIKFVTDGILIREIMGDPLLKNYKFIILDEIHERSIRTDVLLGYTKILIEKRNDLKIILMSATFDINIFNSFLGNPPIISIPHKIHKISIFYPKNLIEDYLLSIVCTILQIHFENSYAKKNMNSSEYYEHDDLKNADQELCDNPNILKNQNIHNTQNYDLVNEGDENYNDIIGDILVFLPGQEEIEMVNIMLKEKLKIIYKGMLLKKLINDKKNININDDEDIVTKFNYAMGSLHENPVDDISFHFGDTEIIPDKIYSMKILQLYSSLPNKKQKMIFDPVPPNTRKVILSTNIAETSVTIPNIKYVIDSGKAKVKFFDEKKGCSVLKITKITKDSAIQRSGRAGREGPGKVYRIYTKDEYDSMKPFLIPEIFRSDLTQIYLELKAMNIKNPLDFNFPENPKKELFIHSAKMLFKIKAIDVNNNLTELGRQISLLPLSPIYGNMLLSAVSFNCVDEMATLIALLNCDSIFLNFNFDDEFDDADTNLATMASKGNGKNENRNKDKSKKEDEDYDELKINDKHKIINIARKKLIHPDGDHLTILHVFYLWEEELTNSGKKQFCNMYGLNNEVLINVQKIKKQLLEILSNKLKIKINKKLHMHNWDNIMMSLCKSCYFNVAKHISNSSVFMNLVTKTKLRIHPSSTLFNSFTKPSFIFYSDVVQTKRLYARVVTKVDPEWLIKFVPKNFQIAKD